In a genomic window of Pochonia chlamydosporia 170 chromosome Unknown PCv3seq00023, whole genome shotgun sequence:
- a CDS encoding cytochrome p450 domain-containing protein, with product MVGLLSIWYLPVILGAYVLARTVYRLYFHPLSGFPGPKLTAITHLYEFYYNVVCPGKFLFKIEQMHQQYGKTCFTRPIVRINPREVHVSDPAFYDEIYASSSRKRDKDARFVPTYGVPDTNALHCSPRSPPFSTLSEVINERTQRLMSRFEASEKHGTVLCLDDAFAALTSDIITSYCCGKHWRFLEDHYFRNDIRRAAEDSLKFAHISRFFPTSADKEFSLNTLAFAWEWGIKWRIFRTKFFTHKDPFSAILTRETRLMGSGKVEKTPTVTNFWTIWARRHWCSRIIRLSLLDKSIIFGGVTNDRTETVCLRGGVSSSLVCPARWWSTLLIGAFLGQDIQLFPCREN from the exons ATGGTTGGACTACTATCCATTTGGTATCTTCCCGTCATACTAGGGGCCTATGTTCTGGCTAGGACGGTGTATCGCTTGTATTTTCACCCCTTGTCAGGATTTCCTGGCCCGAAACTGACCGCTATCACGCATCTGTACGAATTTTATTACAATGTTGTATGCCCTGGAAAGTTCCTATTCAAGATCGAACAGATGCATCAGCAATATGGTAAAACCTGCTTCACTA GACCCATTGTTCGCATCAATCCTCGGGAAGTGCATGTCAGCGACCCGGCGTTCTATGACGAGATATATGCGTCTAGCAGTCGTAAACGAGATAAGGACGCCAGGTTTGTTCCTACGTATGGGGTTCCAGACACAAATGCTCTCCACTGTAGCCCACGATCACCACCGTTTTCGAC CCTATCCGAAGTTATCAATGAGCGGACACAGAGGCTTATGTCTCGCTTTGAGGCATCAGAAAAACACGGAACAGTGCTTTGCCTGGATGATGCCTTCGCAGCCTTAACATCGGATATAATAACGTCCTATTGTTGCGGCAAGCATTGGCGATTTCTCGAAGACCATTACTTTCGCAACGACATTCGTCGCGCAGCAGAAGACAGCCTAAAGTTTGCTCATATTAGCCGTTTCTTTCCTACGAGCGCAGACAAAGAATTCAGTCTGAACACCCTAGCATTTGCGTGGGAGTGGGGTATAAAGTGGCGGATCTTTCGGACTAAATTCTTCACACATAAAGACCCCTTTTCTGCAATATTGACGCGGGAAACGCGT CTGATGGGAAGTGGAAAAGTGGAGAAAACTCCAACCGTCACCAACTTTTGGACGATTTGGGCGAGGCGGCATTGGTGCAGTAGGATCATTCGACTCTCTTTACTGGACAAGTCCATTATTTTTGGTGGAGTTACAAACGATCGAACAGAGACAGTTTGTTTGAGGGGCGGAGTGTCCAGCTCACTGGTGTGTCCAGCTCGCTGGTGGAGTACGTTATTGATTGGTGCGTTTTTGGGCCAGGATATTCAACTCTTCCCTTGTCGCGAAAATTAA
- a CDS encoding guanine nucleotide-binding protein alpha-3 subunit (similar to Chaetomium globosum CBS 148.51 XP_001223030.1) — MGGCMSISSEEAEQKKKSQAIERVIEEDSRRLQKECKILLSGSGESGKSTIVKQMKIIHLQGYSKDELYNYRPTVFKNLVECAKTLIAAMQQFEIEPQMEENKAYIEYLLSYAAISEPQAHIDPEVGTAVQSLWADPAKDRLMEHQTEFYLMDSAEYFFQEVMRIVSPDYLPNEMDVLRARTETTGIYDTRFQVGELSIHMFDVGGQRGERKKWIHCFENVTSIIFCVALSEYDQVLLEESSQNRMLESLLLFDSVVNSRWFMRTSIILFLNKVDIFKQKLTRSPLGNYFPDYVGGNDVNKAAKYLLWRFNQVNRSHLNLYPHLTQATKTSNIRLVFAAVKETIMKNSLKQSGII; from the exons ATGGGCGGTTGTATGAGCATCAGCAGTGAGGAGgcggagcagaagaagaagagtcaAGCTATTGAGAGAGTGATTGAAGAGGATTCAAGAAGATTACAGAAAGAATGCAAGATCCTACTTTCAG GGTCCGGCGAGAGCGGCAAGTCCACCATTGTGAAACAAATGAAGATCATTCATCTTCAGGGTTATTCAAAAGATGAATTATATAACTATAGACCAACCGTCTTCAAGAACCTTGTCGAATGCGCTAAGACTTTGATAGCCGCGATGCAGCAGTTCGAGATAGAGCCACAAATGGAGGAAAATAAAGCTTACATCGAGTACTTATTGTCGTATGCAGCCATTTCTGAACCTCAAGCGCACATCGATCCTGAAGTTGGTACAGCTGTTCAATCGCTGTGGGCCGATCCTGCAAAGGACCGCTTGATGGAGCATCAGACCGAATTCTATCTGATGGATTCAGCAGAATA CTTCTTCCAAGAAGTCATGAGAATAGTATCGCCCGATTACCTACCCAACGAAATGGACGTTTTGCGGGCTCGTACCGAGACTACCGGTATATATGACACGCGATTTCAGGTGGGTGAACTCAGTATCCA CATGTTCGATGTCGGTGGACAGCGTGGCGAGAGAAAGAAGTGGATTCATTGTTTTGAAAATGTTACATCGATTATATTCTGCGTTGCTCTCTCGGAATACGACCAGGTTCTCCTAGAAGAGAGTAGCCAG AATCGTATGCTGGAAAGTCTATTGCTGTTCGATTCCGTGGTAAATTCGCGCTGGTTTATGAGAACTAGCATCATCTTGTTCCTTAACAAGGTTGATATATTCAAACAGAAGTTAACACGATCGCCATTGGGAAACTATTTCCCGGACTACGTTGGAGGGAACGATGTcaacaaagcagcaaaataCCTGCTGTGGCGCTTTAATCAGGTGAACCGTTCTCATCTGAATTTATATCCTCA CTTAACGCAAGCGACCAAGACATCCAATATCCGACTAGTATTTGCTGCCGTTAAAGAGACAATTATGAAAAATTCTCTCAAGCAGTCTGGAATTATATGA
- a CDS encoding transposase-like protein (similar to Beauveria bassiana ARSEF 2860 XP_008603539.1), with protein sequence MSLHAFWGPSRALSTGSLPAASSSRQSTDLNEPLSSIEQTPDALDQQLQRSTCPPHSLSFPINWGVLRRHDGTILKGIQYRIRDKKSVGRRVKVSWIYSHGAELEHINDKYFLCADCHTKKRYIGQLFAAESTTAAIQHLMEFHKIKRPSNSTDDDDDTDINTAAAGVFQLAMPLNEDEYKQKLIDWAIKLRLSYREVTDEATCDLLTYGKPSLARLLPTHHSTLSRWVKDSMAARLPFIIDLVQSAVSNINLSIDGWRAHNRKEYVAVCAHFVDGKGHPRTLLLGFPRRYGGHTGEDLAGLVKPVIVQYGIGDKLGSFVMDNAGDNDKCLQALQRSFSSIDPEADRIRCIGHVINLVVKALLFGEGVSAWEKKLIEASEEQRVALWALKGVIGKLHNLVLYINRNDARREALRARMRVTRTSDGKLFVGVLLNDGGIRWNATFYMVERALKCRPAIDLYQAQWKPPDKNDKHKDDFLTEADWHELELFYKLLQPFERLTKRLQSRADGEGNEGGQGSVWQVLYAMDFLLTKLEGVKEDIDVVNADDKDAVPLYYRAGVLAAWSKINTYYGLTDKSPIYRMAIALHPAYQFEYFREKWWKREDWIETAAKELTVYYDRFAAVAVATEHVDQAETSAPSSPTIDDEFDAWGHTTDRPRCGKRRKVETEWEIWIKQVPSKDDRSVKNPLAWWVDRRHAWPILSKLALNIFSTPAMSAEPERVFSDGSELITDKRNGLGDDTVEAEMIQKNWITSKVLCGIAAPRGGLYTLPD encoded by the coding sequence ATGTCGCTACACGCGTTCTGGGGCCCAAGTCGGGCATTGAGTACTGGAAGCTTGCCTGCAGCGTCTTCTTCGAGGCAATCTACCGATCTCAATGAGCCGTTGTCATCAATCGAGCAAACACCTGATGCATTAgatcaacaacttcaacgaTCTACCTGCCCTCCGCACTCTCTCTCGTTCCCAATTAATTGGGGTGTGCTTCGGCGGCACGATGGCACGATTCTCAAGGGTATACAGTATCGCATACGAGACAAGAAGAGCGTGGGCAGACGAGTAAAGGTCTCGTGGATCTATTCACATGGGGCCGAGCTTGAGCATATTAATGACAAGTACTTCCTCTGCGCCGATTGCCATACTAAGAAGCGGTATATCGGCCAGCTGTTTGCGGCAGAGTCGACGACAGCTGCAATCCAGCACCTTATGGAGTTCCACAAGATAAAAAGGCCCTCAAATTCGaccgacgatgacgacgatacTGACATCAACACCGCTGCGGCGGGGGTCTTCCAGCTCGCCATGCCCCTTAATGAGGATGAATATAAGCAAAAGCTTATTGACTGGGCAATCAAGCTGCGCCTTAGCTACCGAGAAGTCACGGACGAGGCAACCTGTGATTTACTAACATACGGGAAGCCCTCCCTTGCACGGCTGCTGCCAACTCATCACTCAACGCTCTCACGGTGGGTGAAGGATTCGATGGCTGCACGGTTGCCATTCATCATCGACCTGGTGCAGTCTGCAGTTAGCAACATCAACCTCTCGATCGATGGATGGCGAGCTCACAACCGCAAAGAATACGTCGCTGTTTGCGCACACTTCGTGGACGGCAAAGGCCATCCTCGGACGCTCCTCCTTGGCTTCCCACGGCGTTACGGTGGTCACACTGGCGAAGACCTTGCAGGGCTAGTAAAACCAGTAATTGTACAATATGGCATCGGCGATAAGCTCGGCTCCTTCGTTATGGATAATGCTGGTGATAACGACAAATGCCTTCAGGCGTTGCAGCGTTCCTTCTCCTCGATCGATCCGGAAGCAGACCGTATTCGATGTATCGGCCATGTTATCAATCTTGTCGTTAAGGCTCTCCTATTTGGCGAAGGCGTCAGCGCATGGGAGAAAAAACTTATTGAGGCTTCGGAGGAGCAGCGCGTAGCTCTCTGGGCCCTCAAAGGCGTAATTGGCAAGCTGCATAACCTGGTTCTGTATATTAATCGCAACGATGCGCGTCGCGAGGCATTGAGAGCTCGTATGCGCGTCACGAGAACCAGCGACGGCAAGCTCTTCGTTGGTGTGCTCCTCAATGACGGTGGCATTCGATGGAACGCGACATTCTACATGGTCGAGCGTGCACTTAAGTGTCGCCCTGCCATCGATCTATACCAGGCGCAGTGGAAGCCTCCAGATAAAAACGACAAGCATAAGGACGACTTCCTTACCGAAGCTGACTGGCACGAGCTTGAGCTTTTCTATAAGCTCTTGCAACCCTTCGAGCGACTCACGAAGCGACTGCAAAGCCGTGCAGATGGCGAGGGTAACGAGGGTGGCCAAGGCTCGGTGTGGCAAGTACTCTATGCCATGGACTTCCTGCTCACGAAGCTTGAAGGCGTCAAAGAAGATATTGACGTTGTGAATGCGGATGACAAGGATGCCGTTCCTCTCTACTACCGCGCTGGCGTGCTCGCTGCATGGTCAAAGATCAACACCTACTATGGGCTTACCGATAAGTCGCCTATCTATCGCATGGCCATCGCCCTCCACCCAGCCTACCAATTTGAATACTTCAGGGAGAAGTGGTGGAAGCGAGAGGACTGGATAGAGACAGCAGCGAAAGAGCTGACTGTATACTACGACCGCTTCGCTGCAGTCGCAGTGGCCACCGAGCATGTCGACCAAGCCGAGACCTCAGCTCCTTCCTCACCGACGATCGATGACGAATTCGATGCTTGGGGCCATACAACAGATCGACCACGCTGTGGCAAGAGGAGAAAGGTGGAGACGGAGTGGGAGATCTGGATAAAGCAGGTGCCGTCGAAGGATGACAGGAGTGTTAAGAATCCTCTGGCTTGGTGGGTGGACCGTCGTCATGCTTGGCCCATTCTTAGCAAACTTGCTCTTAACATCTTCAGCACACCAGCTATGAGCGCAGAGCCAGAGCGTGTATTCTCTGACGGCAGTGAGCTCATCACTGACAAGCGGAACGGCCTCGGCGATGACACAGTTGAAGCTGAGATGATACAGAAGAATTGGATTACCTCCAAGGTCTTGTGCGGGATTGCTGCACCAAGGGGAGGACTATATACATTGCCTGATTAG